One part of the Nitrosophilus kaiyonis genome encodes these proteins:
- a CDS encoding P-II family nitrogen regulator, giving the protein MKKIEAIIKPFKLEDVKEGLAEIGITGMTVTEVKGYGRQQGHSELYRGAEYAVDFLPKIKIEVVVSADEVDNVIEKIIENARTGKIGDGKIFVTDIEKVVRIRTGETDEEAL; this is encoded by the coding sequence ATGAAAAAAATTGAAGCAATTATAAAGCCATTTAAGCTTGAAGATGTGAAAGAGGGACTTGCAGAGATTGGAATAACAGGTATGACTGTAACTGAAGTTAAAGGATATGGTAGACAGCAGGGGCATAGTGAACTTTATAGAGGTGCTGAATATGCAGTTGATTTTTTACCAAAAATAAAAATAGAAGTTGTTGTTAGTGCAGATGAAGTTGATAATGTAATTGAAAAGATTATCGAAAATGCAAGAACAGGAAAAATTGGTGATGGCAAAATATTTGTTACAGATATTGAAAAAGTAGTAAGAATAAGAACAGGTGAAACTGATGAAGAAGCTCTTTAA
- a CDS encoding ammonium transporter, whose protein sequence is MEKIVIADNVWILVSTAFVLLMSMPALAIFYGGLTRNRSILNTIMMVSIAFCTVSFIWLLYGYSLTFGEDIGGFIGNLKYIFLHDISFNDPAPSAQNLYHYLFIFFQMTFAAIATALMAGAFIERMKFSAWILITILWATFIYFPVAHWIWGGGWLSNFGTVDFAGGIVLHETSGISALIGAILLGKRKEAIMLPSSLPLVAIGTGLLWFGWFGFNGGSALGMNSQAISAAFGTTAAALVAGPIWMFLEWKKFKKPTSLGLFTGFIAGLATITPASGYVDIFGAMLIGALGSLICFWAVVYLKKRFKYDDSLDVFGVHGVGGIVGAIMIGFLAKEEIGGAKSLFFGGDLSQLISQIVGFITVGIYTTVLTIIIFKMVDKVVGLRVSKDEEIEGLDEVIHGEKAYLKEY, encoded by the coding sequence ATGGAGAAAATTGTTATTGCAGATAATGTATGGATTTTAGTATCTACTGCATTTGTTCTTCTTATGTCAATGCCAGCTTTGGCAATATTTTATGGTGGGCTTACAAGAAATAGAAGTATTTTAAATACAATTATGATGGTTTCAATTGCCTTTTGTACAGTTAGTTTTATATGGCTTTTATATGGATATTCATTAACTTTTGGTGAAGATATTGGCGGATTTATTGGTAATTTAAAATATATTTTTTTACATGATATTTCATTTAATGATCCTGCTCCATCTGCACAAAATCTTTATCACTATCTTTTTATATTTTTTCAGATGACATTTGCTGCAATTGCTACAGCTTTGATGGCTGGGGCTTTTATTGAAAGAATGAAATTTTCTGCATGGATTTTAATAACTATTTTATGGGCAACTTTTATATATTTTCCGGTAGCACACTGGATCTGGGGAGGAGGATGGCTATCTAATTTTGGAACGGTTGATTTTGCAGGGGGAATAGTTCTTCATGAAACAAGTGGTATTTCAGCATTAATTGGTGCTATACTTCTTGGAAAAAGAAAAGAAGCTATTATGCTTCCATCATCATTGCCACTTGTTGCGATAGGTACAGGACTTTTGTGGTTTGGATGGTTTGGATTTAATGGAGGAAGTGCTCTTGGAATGAATTCTCAAGCAATTAGTGCTGCTTTTGGAACAACAGCAGCTGCATTAGTTGCAGGTCCAATTTGGATGTTTTTAGAGTGGAAAAAGTTTAAAAAACCTACATCTTTGGGTCTATTTACAGGATTCATAGCTGGACTTGCAACAATTACTCCAGCAAGTGGCTATGTCGATATTTTTGGAGCAATGTTGATAGGAGCATTGGGTTCATTAATCTGTTTTTGGGCTGTTGTGTATCTTAAAAAAAGATTTAAATATGATGATAGCTTGGATGTATTTGGAGTTCATGGTGTTGGTGGAATAGTTGGTGCAATTATGATTGGATTTTTAGCAAAAGAAGAAATTGGAGGAGCTAAAAGTCTGTTTTTTGGTGGTGATTTGTCTCAGCTAATATCACAAATAGTAGGATTTATTACTGTAGGGATATATACAACTGTTTTGACAATTATTATTTTTAAAATGGTTGATAAAGTAGTAGGATTAAGAGTTAGCAAAGATGAGGAGATAGAAGGATTGGATGAAGTAATTCATGGCGAAAAAGCATACTTAAAAGAGTATTAA
- a CDS encoding phosphomannomutase/phosphoglucomutase — MLSIFREYDIRGIFEKELSENVVKKIGFYLGEIIKKYGDYVAIGYDARVHSPILFKWLTSGFNAAEVKVLNMGMVPTPVNYFSNYSEFNIQDKKITPNASIMITGSHNPPEYNGFKITIDKKPFFGKDIYQLGEKVISSNLDIKDNENYFNIDAKEKYISYMVENFSHLKGFDKKIVADCGNGVAGIVVEPIFKELGFDYKGLYCNPDGTFPNHHPDPSVEKNLKDIKEALKEADIGFAYDGDADRIAVLTKKYNIKGDILAIIFAKSMKNPVVVGEVKCSQVMYDEINKIGKAIMYKTGHSNLKVKMKEVGADLAAEVSGHIFFADRYFGYDDAIYATLRVIELIKNGVDLDKEIDSLPKVYSTPEIKINTTDEKKFEIIKKLKEELKNPPNDFPKIKDIIDIDGVRVIFDDGWALVRASNTTPVLVTRFEAKDKEKAEFYQKKILEILDKIGY; from the coding sequence ATGTTATCTATTTTTAGAGAGTATGATATAAGAGGTATTTTTGAAAAAGAGTTAAGTGAAAATGTGGTTAAAAAAATAGGGTTTTATTTAGGAGAGATTATAAAAAAATATGGAGATTATGTAGCTATTGGATATGATGCAAGAGTTCACTCTCCTATACTTTTTAAGTGGCTTACTTCTGGATTTAATGCTGCTGAAGTTAAAGTTTTAAATATGGGTATGGTCCCGACTCCGGTAAACTATTTTAGTAATTACAGTGAGTTTAATATTCAAGACAAAAAGATAACTCCAAATGCTTCAATAATGATAACAGGCTCACACAATCCTCCAGAGTATAATGGATTTAAAATAACAATAGATAAAAAACCTTTTTTTGGAAAAGATATATATCAATTGGGAGAAAAAGTAATAAGTTCTAATTTAGATATAAAAGATAATGAAAACTATTTTAATATTGATGCAAAAGAAAAATATATCTCTTATATGGTTGAAAATTTTTCTCATTTAAAGGGGTTTGATAAGAAAATAGTTGCAGATTGTGGAAATGGTGTAGCTGGAATAGTTGTTGAGCCAATTTTTAAAGAGTTAGGATTTGATTATAAAGGATTATATTGTAACCCTGATGGAACTTTTCCAAATCACCATCCAGATCCATCTGTAGAGAAAAATTTAAAAGATATAAAAGAGGCATTAAAAGAAGCTGATATAGGATTTGCTTATGATGGAGATGCAGATAGAATAGCAGTTTTAACAAAAAAATATAATATTAAAGGTGATATCCTTGCAATAATTTTTGCAAAATCTATGAAAAATCCTGTAGTTGTTGGAGAAGTTAAATGCTCGCAAGTTATGTATGATGAGATAAATAAAATTGGAAAAGCTATAATGTATAAAACCGGCCATAGTAATTTAAAAGTTAAGATGAAAGAGGTTGGTGCAGATTTAGCAGCTGAAGTTAGCGGACATATCTTTTTTGCAGATAGATATTTTGGCTATGATGATGCTATATATGCAACATTAAGAGTAATAGAACTTATTAAAAATGGAGTTGATTTAGATAAAGAGATAGATAGTCTTCCTAAAGTTTATAGTACTCCAGAAATTAAGATAAATACTACTGATGAAAAAAAATTTGAAATTATAAAAAAATTAAAAGAGGAGTTAAAAAATCCTCCAAATGATTTTCCAAAAATTAAAGATATAATAGATATAGATGGTGTTAGAGTTATTTTTGATGATGGGTGGGCTTTAGTTAGAGCTTCAAATACAACCCCTGTTTTGGTTACAAGATTTGAAGCCAAAGATAAAGAAAAAGCTGAGTTTTATCAGAAAAAGATTTTAGAAATTTTGGATAAAATTGGTTATTAG